The Calditrichota bacterium genome segment TATCTCCGCAAAAGTATCATTCCCTTTACACGCCAGGTACCATCGACTTGCATCCGGTACACCATCAATCGTCTCAAACGTACGACTAACGTGCAGATTAATGTCCGCGTAAATCCCATTACGTTTTAATTCAGCAATAAATTTTTCCAGGCGATCAAGAGTGACGGGATTCAAATGGCGGGTGCCCTGTCCTCGAATGAAGAGGCTTTCCGTACTCCAATGGTTGTCCATGTGGTGAAACCGTACCAGATTAAAGCCCATTTTCCGCAGCCGCCCTGCCACAAACCAGGCCTTGGATTTGTTCGGGAAGGCCCCCCCGGTCACGGCATTCGTTCCGAAGAACCGAATACGTTTCCCCTGGACTGAAAAATGCCCGTCGGCGTCGATTTCCACAAATGCATCGGGCTGAAGCAGATGGGCCGGGAATGCCGGCAAAAAGCGCTGCGTGGTGGTATCCTGCGGAGGCAGGTAGAATGAAAATCCGCCCGAAAAGTTTTGAGCGGCGGCCTGGCCGCCCAACACCCGGAAGAAAAGAAAAAGAGAAACTGTAGCTGCAATTTTTTTCATATCTGTTTAATCGCTGAGTAAGACTCGTCTATCTCCGCAAAAGTATCATTCCCTTTACACGCCAGGTACCATCGACTTGCATCCGGTAAAAATACCGCCCTGAAGGAACGGGCACATTTCGGCTGTCCGTCCCATCCCAGACCAAGCGATCAAACGCCACCGGATGCACGCCCTTGTAAAGTGTC includes the following:
- a CDS encoding glycoside hydrolase family 5 protein → MKKIAATVSLFLFFRVLGGQAAAQNFSGGFSFYLPPQDTTTQRFLPAFPAHLLQPDAFVEIDADGHFSVQGKRIRFFGTNAVTGGAFPNKSKAWFVAGRLRKMGFNLVRFHHMDNHWSTESLFIRGQGTRHLNPVTLDRLEKFIAELKRNGIYADINLHVSRTFETIDGVPDASRWYLACKGNDTFAEI